The following are encoded together in the Erwinia sp. E602 genome:
- a CDS encoding fimbrial protein: MMKILTALSISIFTLPVFAVDLKVNVSGEVFFPPCVINNGKAIDVDLGSINYDDINGINNAKSVDIPVSCTYYEPAPYVTFMGAVLPGAPNNVLKADKDVDSAVSMGIALYEGEGVAKDRAINITGLTSGFPLQNGAIKGFTLTAVPFKNSTKPFSGNFRATAVMTVKYL; this comes from the coding sequence ATGATGAAGATTTTAACCGCGCTCTCAATTTCAATTTTTACTTTGCCTGTGTTTGCGGTTGATTTAAAGGTTAATGTCAGTGGTGAGGTTTTTTTTCCTCCGTGTGTTATTAATAACGGCAAGGCAATTGATGTCGATTTAGGTAGCATCAACTATGATGACATCAATGGAATTAATAATGCCAAATCAGTAGATATCCCGGTTAGCTGCACTTATTATGAACCTGCTCCTTATGTCACCTTCATGGGGGCGGTGCTGCCTGGTGCCCCGAACAATGTTCTTAAAGCAGATAAAGATGTCGACAGTGCAGTTAGTATGGGTATTGCACTTTACGAGGGGGAGGGGGTAGCTAAAGATCGTGCTATTAATATTACTGGCCTGACCTCAGGCTTTCCCCTGCAGAATGGCGCTATTAAAGGATTTACGCTCACCGCTGTTCCCTTTAAAAATAGCACCAAACCCTTTAGCGGAAATTTCAGGGCAACGGCTGTGATGACAGTAAAGTATCTGTGA
- a CDS encoding LysR family transcriptional regulator encodes MMFKQLQDMALFALVAECGSFTAAAARAGLPKSSVSQRIGQLEQSLGLRLINRTTRQLNLTFAGERYLVHCQEMLQASERAGQAIERLRDNPSGRLRITSPAGIGATLLARVNAAFQREYPDVTLEVFVSDTIRDLVQEGFDIALRTGQPQDSSLIGRRVGYCDRLLVASPDYLAAHGPLLHPRQLAEHRCIAHQAWNEWLLKREDDYYRWLLPPAHMTDNLVYARECALHDAGITLLPRFLSEESVQAGRLVQVLPAWQMEGNELWLVYPSRKLNSPALACFIDFALQSPQLRQFYC; translated from the coding sequence ATCATGTTTAAGCAGCTGCAGGATATGGCGCTGTTCGCGCTGGTCGCCGAATGCGGAAGTTTCACCGCCGCCGCCGCGCGCGCAGGCCTGCCGAAGTCCAGCGTCAGCCAGCGGATCGGTCAGCTGGAGCAGTCGCTGGGGCTACGTCTGATTAACCGCACCACCCGCCAGCTGAATCTGACCTTCGCCGGCGAGCGCTACCTGGTACACTGCCAGGAGATGCTGCAGGCCAGCGAGCGGGCCGGCCAGGCGATTGAGCGGCTGCGCGATAATCCCAGCGGCCGCCTGCGCATCACCTCTCCCGCAGGGATCGGTGCCACGCTGCTGGCGCGGGTGAATGCCGCTTTTCAGCGTGAATACCCGGACGTGACGCTGGAGGTGTTTGTCTCAGATACGATCCGCGATCTGGTGCAGGAGGGCTTTGATATCGCCCTGCGCACCGGGCAGCCGCAGGATTCATCGCTGATCGGGCGACGGGTTGGCTACTGCGACCGGCTGCTGGTGGCCTCGCCGGATTATCTGGCCGCGCATGGACCGTTGCTGCACCCGCGCCAGCTGGCAGAACACCGCTGTATTGCCCATCAGGCGTGGAATGAGTGGCTGTTAAAGCGTGAAGACGACTACTATCGCTGGTTGCTGCCGCCGGCGCATATGACCGACAACCTGGTGTATGCCCGCGAGTGCGCGCTGCACGACGCCGGTATTACCCTGCTGCCGCGCTTTCTCAGCGAAGAGTCGGTGCAGGCGGGTCGTCTGGTGCAGGTGCTGCCGGCGTGGCAGATGGAGGGCAACGAACTGTGGCTGGTCTACCCGAGCCGCAAGCTGAATTCGCCGGCGCTGGCCTGTTTTATCGACTTTGCGCTGCAGTCACCCCAGTTGCGCCAGTTCTATTGTTGA
- a CDS encoding zinc-binding alcohol dehydrogenase family protein, translated as MTVKAIAIDPKNPQQFIAIEQPLPQPGEYDLLVEVKAASVNPVDTKVHKGAQKNGLQQPRVLGWDASGVVLAVGSKVSGFKAGDEVYYAGDITRPGSNATQQLVDARITGHKPETLNWAESAAIPLTALTAWEGLFDRLHIDRDGEGKTLLIIGGAGGVGSLAIPFAKLHSQVKVIATASRPDSAQWCRDRGADLVIDYKDMAGELEKHGIKQVDYIFCLNDTDGHWPAIGQLIAPQGQICTIVENEKPLAMDQLKLKSAALHFEFMYTRSMFTTPDIARQGEILDATAKLLDGGKISTSLSTTLHGLSVETLTEAHRLVLEGHMRGKVVMVY; from the coding sequence ATGACTGTTAAAGCTATTGCCATTGACCCGAAAAACCCACAGCAGTTTATCGCCATTGAACAACCACTGCCGCAGCCGGGCGAGTACGACCTGCTGGTGGAAGTAAAAGCCGCCTCCGTTAACCCGGTGGATACCAAGGTACATAAGGGCGCGCAGAAAAACGGCCTGCAGCAGCCGCGCGTGCTGGGCTGGGATGCCAGCGGCGTGGTACTGGCCGTCGGCAGCAAAGTGAGCGGCTTTAAGGCCGGCGATGAGGTGTATTATGCCGGGGATATCACCCGCCCCGGCAGCAACGCCACGCAACAGCTGGTCGATGCGCGCATCACCGGCCACAAACCTGAAACGCTTAACTGGGCAGAGTCGGCGGCCATTCCGCTGACCGCGCTGACCGCCTGGGAAGGGCTGTTTGACCGCCTGCATATAGATCGCGATGGCGAAGGCAAAACCCTGCTGATTATCGGCGGTGCGGGCGGCGTCGGCTCACTGGCCATTCCTTTCGCGAAGCTGCACAGTCAGGTGAAAGTGATTGCCACCGCCTCGCGCCCCGATTCGGCGCAGTGGTGCCGCGATCGCGGTGCCGACCTGGTGATCGACTATAAAGATATGGCAGGCGAGCTGGAAAAACACGGCATTAAGCAGGTCGACTATATCTTCTGCCTGAACGACACCGACGGTCACTGGCCGGCGATCGGCCAGCTGATTGCGCCACAGGGGCAGATCTGCACCATCGTTGAGAACGAAAAGCCGCTGGCGATGGATCAGCTGAAGCTGAAAAGCGCCGCGCTGCACTTCGAATTTATGTACACCCGCAGCATGTTCACCACGCCGGATATCGCCCGTCAGGGAGAGATCCTCGACGCCACCGCAAAACTGCTGGATGGAGGCAAAATCAGCACCTCGCTGAGCACCACCCTGCACGGCCTGAGCGTTGAGACGCTGACCGAGGCCCACCGGCTGGTGCTGGAAGGGCATATGCGTGGGAAAGTGGTGATGGTGTACTGA
- the ettA gene encoding energy-dependent translational throttle protein EttA — protein sequence MAQFVYSMHRVGKVVPPKRHILKNISLSFFPGAKIGVLGLNGAGKSTLLRIMAGIDKDIEGEARPQPGLKIGYLPQEPQLNLEHTVRESVEEAVAEVVGALKRLDEVYALYAEEDADFDKLAKEQGVLEEIIQAHDGHNLNTQLERAADALRLPDWDAKVANLSGGERRRVALCRLLLEKPDMLLLDEPTNHLDAESVAWLERFLHDFEGTVVAITHDRYFLDNVAGWILELDRGEGIPWEGNYSSWLEQKDARLAQEASSEAARRKSIEKELEWVRKGAKGQQSKGKARLARFEELNNTEYQKRNETNELFIPPGARLGDKVLEVSNLRKSYGDRLLIDDLSFSVPKGAIVGIIGPNGAGKSTLFRMMSGQEQPDSGDIVLGETVKLASVDQFRDSMDNSKTVWEEVSGGQDIMRIGNTEMPSRAYVGRFNFKGVDQGKRVGELSGGERGRLHLAKLLQVGGNMLLLDEPTNDLDIETLRALENALLEFPGCAMVISHDRWFLDRIATHILDYQDEGKIEFFEGNFTEYEEYKKRTLGAEALEPKRIKYKRMTK from the coding sequence GTGGCTCAATTCGTCTACAGCATGCATCGCGTCGGCAAAGTCGTTCCGCCGAAGCGTCATATTTTAAAAAACATCTCCCTCAGCTTCTTCCCGGGTGCCAAGATCGGCGTACTGGGTCTGAACGGTGCGGGTAAATCCACCCTGCTGCGCATCATGGCCGGCATCGATAAAGATATCGAAGGCGAAGCACGTCCGCAGCCGGGCCTGAAAATCGGCTATCTGCCGCAGGAACCCCAGCTGAATCTTGAACACACCGTGCGCGAGTCGGTGGAAGAGGCGGTAGCCGAAGTGGTCGGTGCGCTGAAGCGTCTGGATGAAGTGTACGCACTGTACGCGGAAGAAGACGCCGACTTCGACAAACTGGCCAAAGAGCAGGGCGTACTGGAAGAGATTATCCAGGCCCACGACGGCCACAACCTGAATACTCAGCTGGAGCGTGCTGCCGATGCGCTGCGCCTGCCGGACTGGGATGCGAAAGTGGCTAACCTGTCAGGTGGTGAACGCCGCCGCGTGGCACTGTGCCGCCTGCTGCTGGAAAAACCGGACATGCTGCTGCTGGACGAACCTACCAACCACCTGGATGCAGAATCCGTGGCCTGGCTGGAACGCTTCCTGCACGACTTCGAGGGCACCGTGGTGGCGATCACCCACGACCGTTACTTCCTCGACAACGTAGCCGGCTGGATCCTCGAGCTGGACCGCGGCGAAGGCATCCCGTGGGAAGGTAACTACTCCTCCTGGCTGGAGCAGAAAGACGCACGTCTGGCGCAGGAAGCCTCTTCCGAAGCCGCCCGCCGCAAATCGATTGAGAAAGAGCTGGAGTGGGTGCGTAAAGGTGCCAAAGGCCAGCAGTCGAAAGGTAAGGCGCGTCTGGCCCGCTTTGAAGAGCTGAACAACACCGAATACCAGAAGCGTAACGAAACCAACGAACTGTTTATTCCGCCGGGTGCCCGTCTGGGTGACAAAGTGCTGGAAGTCAGCAACCTGCGTAAATCCTACGGCGACCGCCTGCTGATTGACGATCTCTCCTTCTCTGTACCGAAGGGCGCGATTGTCGGCATCATCGGCCCGAACGGCGCGGGTAAATCCACCCTGTTCCGCATGATGTCCGGTCAGGAGCAGCCTGACTCCGGCGATATCGTGCTGGGTGAAACCGTTAAGCTGGCTTCCGTCGATCAGTTCCGCGACAGTATGGATAACAGCAAAACCGTGTGGGAAGAAGTCTCCGGTGGACAGGATATTATGCGTATCGGCAACACCGAGATGCCAAGCCGCGCCTACGTCGGCCGCTTTAACTTTAAAGGCGTCGACCAGGGCAAACGCGTCGGTGAACTCTCCGGTGGTGAGCGCGGTCGTCTGCACCTGGCGAAGCTGCTGCAGGTTGGCGGCAACATGCTGCTGCTGGATGAACCAACCAACGACCTGGACATCGAAACCCTGCGCGCGCTGGAAAACGCCCTGCTGGAGTTCCCGGGCTGCGCGATGGTGATCTCGCATGACCGCTGGTTCCTTGACCGTATCGCCACCCACATTCTGGACTACCAGGATGAAGGTAAGATCGAGTTCTTCGAAGGTAACTTTACCGAGTACGAAGAGTACAAGAAACGCACGCTGGGCGCCGAAGCGCTGGAGCCGAAGCGTATCAAGTATAAGCGTATGACCAAGTAA
- the deoR gene encoding DNA-binding transcriptional repressor DeoR has protein sequence METRRDERISKLAQLLKRTDKLHLREAARQLGVSEMTIRRDLSDGQAPVVLLGGYVVGDPLRNQVHYFVSDQQGQHIAEKKALGELAASLIVASDTVWFDCGTTVPWIIEAIDDALPFTAVCCAMNTFLALKEKAACRVILCGGEFHPDNAIFTPLGQPQVMDSLCPDKAFISAAGIDPQQGASCYNLNELPIKHLALQRARIKYLVADSSKFGKVLPARIAELGAFDTLISDSVPAWDAGIPVLTP, from the coding sequence ATGGAAACCCGGCGCGACGAGCGTATCTCAAAGCTGGCTCAGCTGCTGAAACGCACCGACAAACTGCATCTGCGGGAGGCCGCCCGCCAGCTGGGCGTCTCGGAGATGACCATTCGCCGCGATCTCAGCGATGGCCAGGCACCGGTGGTGCTGCTGGGCGGCTATGTGGTCGGCGATCCGCTGCGTAACCAGGTGCACTATTTTGTCTCCGATCAGCAGGGGCAGCATATCGCAGAGAAAAAAGCGCTCGGCGAACTGGCCGCCAGCCTGATTGTCGCCAGTGATACGGTGTGGTTTGACTGTGGCACCACCGTACCCTGGATTATTGAAGCGATTGACGACGCGCTGCCCTTCACCGCCGTCTGCTGTGCGATGAACACTTTTCTGGCGCTGAAGGAGAAAGCGGCCTGCCGGGTGATCCTTTGCGGCGGCGAGTTCCACCCGGATAACGCCATCTTCACTCCGCTGGGGCAGCCGCAGGTGATGGACAGCCTGTGCCCGGATAAGGCCTTTATTTCAGCGGCGGGCATCGACCCGCAGCAGGGTGCCAGCTGCTACAACCTTAACGAACTGCCGATTAAACACCTGGCGCTTCAACGCGCCCGCATCAAATACCTGGTGGCCGACAGCAGCAAGTTTGGCAAGGTTCTGCCCGCCCGCATCGCCGAACTCGGTGCCTTTGACACGCTGATAAGCGACAGCGTACCGGCGTGGGATGCGGGCATTCCGGTGCTGACACCTTAA
- a CDS encoding non-ribosomal peptide synthetase produces MSNYPLTSVQQAVWLDQLLTPETPCYNVGTLWRIERDIDIQLFNKAINQTLAEHDALRTRLEESESGIVQTTVPTKDIHLEYHNFSQEKEAAAKARYFLKERFNSPFKLYDELLWRCLMIKTDENHHLWLISAHHLIADGTSISLLSATIVERYKKLKSGVQADDGPIVGYGEFIANDCAYQTSTRYERDRAFWLSRFSDVQLHPLERRPGYETAGPCPSQQINRHLSLAAFARLSALSAAHGCSPMHLMVALLACWSARLKQVDEAIIGIPVHNRSGAQHKQTLGMFSSMIPLRLQIDHRQPFSALMQQIAAELRRCYRHQRFPVAELNRHLKLGQQGRRQLFDLSFSLEVFPTDIELEGSRLKVEIMHHGFEQLPLGVYLRHYHPQDEPLVEFNFNQAWFSAEQAERSANRLMQMLAHVLDSNAEVPLATIPLLLPDEQQRVFGQWNQTDRRWLLPGGIHRWFEQQVLRTPDAPALCGEGLALSYLSLNQQANQLAAQLRVSGVVPDQRVALCAARSAEMVVALLAILKAGGAYVPLDPDYPADRLRHMIGDCGARLALLDDAGEQALLPLLPADIHHYHLQRDAHRWQTLPQDNLPDVAEQPQRSLAYVIYTSGSTGKPKGVMNEHLGVMNRLQWMQQQYQLTAADTVLQKTPFSFDVSVWEFFWPLMVGARLAIARPGGHQDPDYLSAFIAEQRVTTLHFVPSMLQLFLRHAEMAQCASLKKVMCSGEALPLTVVQRFYQLLPAAELHNLYGPTEAAVDVSYWHCRADDAQVPIGRPVANTRLYILDRQLQPLPPGTHGELHIGGVQVARGYLNRAELNAERFIADPFSNDPAARLYKTGDLARRLPDGSIEYLGRNDFQVKIHGVRIELGEIEQQLLALEGVEDAVVSACDDGHGDKRLVAWLVAAEQHVQAESLRQQLKKVMPESMIPALFIPLQALPLSPNGKLDRNALPQPTLQPLQRAWQAPEGEDECQLAALWQEILQVDRVGRDDDFFALGGHSLHAIQLMVRLKRDGVALQMKNLFAHATLSAQAEMITQRRIQPTTDASAATPLPLQKLLLQLNQPPQAFRLTQRLNPPTAGGEVWMVHPAVVGCEIYRELADALTGQLNAIGVNNYNLFHQPPIASLSALAGYYLQHLLTEGTPPDQPIRLLGWSLGGVIALEMASQLEQRGYRNIHLCLLDSLYQTPLQQRIVPGMLAPILAMLGIEGEAAERALRAEATELAMNNQPLSAPLCHSRVTLFKATEFADLSLEGMDGAELLAITDNGLGQICSQLQVIPLAASHHSIILCHEAIRAALLPPRPLTRTTAA; encoded by the coding sequence GTGTCTAATTATCCGTTAACTAGCGTACAACAGGCCGTCTGGCTCGACCAGTTGCTGACCCCGGAAACACCCTGCTATAACGTCGGCACACTGTGGCGAATTGAGAGAGATATTGATATCCAACTGTTTAATAAGGCAATAAATCAAACCCTTGCCGAGCATGATGCGCTGAGGACCCGGCTGGAAGAGAGTGAGTCCGGCATTGTGCAGACGACAGTACCAACAAAAGACATTCATCTTGAATACCACAACTTTAGTCAGGAAAAAGAGGCTGCCGCGAAAGCCCGTTATTTCCTGAAAGAACGATTTAATTCTCCCTTCAAACTGTACGATGAATTACTTTGGCGCTGCCTGATGATTAAAACAGATGAGAACCACCACTTGTGGTTAATCAGCGCTCATCATCTGATTGCCGACGGCACGTCTATATCATTGCTGAGCGCAACCATCGTGGAGCGTTATAAAAAATTAAAAAGCGGAGTGCAGGCGGACGATGGCCCGATCGTGGGTTACGGTGAATTTATCGCCAACGATTGCGCCTACCAGACCTCCACCCGCTATGAACGGGACCGCGCCTTCTGGCTGAGCCGCTTCAGCGACGTACAGCTTCACCCGCTGGAACGCCGTCCGGGGTATGAAACGGCGGGTCCCTGCCCCAGCCAGCAGATCAACCGTCACCTGTCGCTGGCCGCCTTCGCCCGGCTCAGCGCGCTGTCTGCCGCCCACGGCTGTTCGCCGATGCATCTGATGGTCGCGCTGCTGGCCTGCTGGTCGGCGCGCCTGAAGCAGGTGGATGAGGCGATCATCGGCATCCCGGTGCACAACCGCAGCGGAGCGCAGCACAAGCAGACGCTGGGCATGTTCTCGTCGATGATCCCGCTGCGCCTGCAGATCGACCACCGCCAGCCGTTCAGCGCCCTGATGCAACAGATCGCTGCCGAGCTGCGCCGCTGCTACCGCCACCAGCGTTTCCCTGTCGCCGAACTTAACCGTCACCTGAAACTCGGCCAGCAGGGCCGCCGCCAGCTGTTCGACCTGAGTTTTTCGCTGGAGGTGTTTCCTACCGATATTGAGCTGGAGGGCAGCCGTCTGAAGGTGGAAATTATGCACCACGGCTTTGAGCAACTGCCGCTGGGCGTCTATCTGCGCCACTACCATCCGCAGGATGAGCCGCTGGTCGAGTTCAACTTCAACCAGGCCTGGTTCAGCGCCGAACAGGCAGAGCGCAGCGCCAACCGCCTGATGCAGATGCTGGCCCACGTTCTGGACAGCAACGCAGAGGTGCCGCTGGCGACCATTCCGCTGCTGCTGCCGGACGAACAGCAACGGGTCTTCGGCCAGTGGAACCAGACGGATCGCCGCTGGCTGCTGCCCGGCGGCATCCACCGCTGGTTTGAACAGCAGGTGCTGCGCACGCCAGACGCCCCCGCACTGTGCGGCGAAGGGCTGGCGCTCAGCTACCTGTCGCTTAACCAGCAGGCTAATCAGCTGGCCGCGCAGCTGCGCGTCAGCGGCGTCGTACCCGACCAGCGCGTAGCGCTGTGTGCCGCCCGCAGCGCTGAGATGGTGGTGGCGCTGCTGGCTATCCTGAAAGCCGGTGGCGCTTACGTACCGCTGGATCCTGACTACCCGGCCGACCGTCTGCGCCATATGATCGGCGACTGCGGTGCCCGGCTGGCGCTGCTGGATGATGCCGGCGAACAGGCGCTGTTGCCGCTGCTACCCGCCGATATCCACCACTATCATCTGCAGCGCGACGCGCACCGCTGGCAGACTCTGCCGCAGGACAACCTGCCTGACGTTGCGGAGCAGCCACAGCGCTCGCTGGCCTATGTCATCTATACCTCCGGCTCTACCGGCAAACCCAAGGGGGTGATGAACGAGCACCTCGGGGTGATGAACCGGCTGCAGTGGATGCAACAGCAGTATCAGCTGACCGCCGCCGATACCGTACTGCAGAAAACCCCGTTCAGCTTTGACGTCTCGGTGTGGGAGTTCTTCTGGCCGTTGATGGTCGGCGCCCGGCTGGCGATCGCCCGCCCCGGCGGCCATCAGGATCCGGACTATCTGAGCGCCTTTATCGCCGAACAGCGGGTCACCACGCTGCATTTTGTGCCGTCAATGCTGCAGCTGTTTTTACGCCATGCGGAGATGGCTCAGTGTGCCAGCCTGAAAAAAGTGATGTGCAGCGGCGAAGCCCTGCCGCTGACGGTGGTACAGCGTTTCTATCAGCTGCTGCCGGCGGCAGAGTTGCATAACCTCTACGGCCCCACCGAAGCCGCCGTCGACGTTTCATACTGGCACTGCCGCGCGGACGATGCGCAGGTGCCGATCGGCAGGCCGGTCGCCAACACCCGCCTCTATATTCTCGATCGCCAGCTGCAACCGCTGCCCCCCGGCACCCACGGAGAGCTGCACATTGGCGGCGTGCAGGTAGCGCGCGGCTACCTGAACCGCGCGGAGCTGAACGCCGAGCGTTTTATTGCCGATCCGTTCAGCAACGACCCCGCTGCCCGGCTGTACAAAACCGGCGACCTGGCGCGCCGCCTGCCCGACGGCAGCATTGAGTACCTGGGCCGCAACGACTTTCAGGTCAAGATCCACGGCGTGCGCATTGAGCTGGGGGAAATTGAACAGCAGCTGCTCGCGCTGGAGGGCGTGGAGGATGCGGTGGTCAGCGCCTGCGACGACGGCCACGGCGATAAGCGTCTGGTGGCGTGGCTGGTGGCCGCGGAGCAGCACGTACAGGCGGAGTCGCTGCGGCAGCAGCTGAAAAAGGTGATGCCGGAGTCGATGATCCCGGCGCTGTTTATCCCCCTGCAGGCGCTACCTTTGTCGCCCAACGGCAAGCTGGATCGTAACGCGCTGCCGCAGCCGACCCTGCAGCCGCTGCAGCGCGCATGGCAGGCGCCGGAGGGGGAAGACGAATGTCAGCTGGCCGCGTTGTGGCAGGAAATTTTACAGGTTGATCGGGTTGGCCGCGACGATGACTTCTTCGCGCTCGGCGGCCACTCGCTGCACGCTATTCAGCTGATGGTACGGCTGAAACGCGACGGGGTGGCGCTGCAGATGAAAAACCTGTTTGCCCACGCTACGCTGAGCGCGCAGGCGGAGATGATTACGCAACGGCGTATACAGCCCACGACGGATGCCAGCGCCGCCACGCCGCTGCCGCTGCAAAAACTCCTGCTGCAGCTCAATCAGCCGCCGCAGGCCTTTCGCCTGACACAGCGGCTCAATCCGCCGACCGCCGGCGGTGAAGTCTGGATGGTGCATCCGGCGGTGGTTGGCTGTGAAATCTACCGCGAGCTGGCCGACGCCCTGACGGGGCAGCTCAACGCCATCGGCGTTAACAATTACAACCTGTTCCACCAGCCACCGATCGCCAGCCTGTCGGCGCTGGCGGGCTACTATCTGCAGCATTTGCTTACGGAGGGGACGCCGCCGGACCAGCCGATCCGCCTGCTCGGCTGGTCTCTGGGTGGAGTCATCGCGCTGGAGATGGCGTCACAGCTGGAGCAGCGCGGCTACCGGAATATCCACCTGTGCCTGCTGGACAGTCTTTACCAGACCCCGCTGCAGCAGCGTATCGTTCCCGGCATGCTGGCGCCGATCCTGGCGATGCTCGGTATTGAAGGCGAAGCCGCAGAACGGGCGCTGCGGGCCGAGGCCACCGAACTGGCGATGAACAACCAGCCGCTCAGCGCTCCGCTGTGCCACAGCCGCGTCACGCTGTTTAAAGCCACCGAGTTTGCCGACCTCAGCCTGGAGGGCATGGACGGCGCTGAACTACTGGCCATCACTGACAACGGTCTGGGTCAGATCTGCTCGCAGCTGCAGGTGATCCCGCTGGCCGCCAGCCATCACTCGATCATCCTCTGCCATGAGGCCATCCGCGCCGCGCTGCTGCCCCCCCGCCCGCTCACCCGCACTACGGCGGCCTAA